One stretch of Punica granatum isolate Tunisia-2019 chromosome 5, ASM765513v2, whole genome shotgun sequence DNA includes these proteins:
- the LOC116206653 gene encoding transcription factor MYB108-like, whose protein sequence is MDVNERNCLQSDDQEEEMGMEELRRGPWTVEEDLTLINYIALHGEGRWNSLARSAGLKRTGKSCRLRWLNYLRPDVRRGNITLEEQLLILELHSRWGNRWSKIAQYLPGRTDNEIKNYWRTRVQKHAKQLQCDVNSKQFKDTMRYLWMPRLVERIQAASGSAASCPAPAASSGVTSPGGSTITTMTGSGNHHFDNKIESSSLGASHGVILENSSTSVSSSSDSFGAQQVSPISELTDYYPIPVNENPDPDYFYTSQGGGYQLDQTLAGPCEGYYNNYGLLDFQPTEHNNNYHYWDGGDASGNLWTVEDIW, encoded by the exons ATGGATGTTAACGAGAGGAACTGCCTCCAGAGTGATGACCAAGAGGAAGAAATGGGGATGGAGGAGCTCCGGCGAGGGCCGTGGACGGTGGAGGAAGACCTCACCCTCATCAACTACATCGCTCTCCATGGCGAGGGCCGCTGGAACTCCCTCGCTCGCTCTGCCG GCCTGAAGAGGACTGGAAAGAGCTGTCGGTTGCGGTGGCTCAACTATCTCCGCCCCGATGTTCGCCGCGGGAACATCACCCTCGAAGAGCAGCTCCTGATCCTCGAGCTCCATTCCCGGTGGGGCAACCG GTGGTCCAAGATCGCCCAGTACTTGCCTGGAAGAACCGACAACGAGATCAAGAACTACTGGAGAACTCGAGTGCAGAAGCATGCGAAGCAGCTACAATGCGACGTGAATAGCAAGCAGTTCAAGGACACGATGCGGTACTTGTGGATGCCAAGGCTAGTCGAACGGATCCAGGCTGCTTCCGGATCTGCCGCATCCTGCCCTGCCCCCGCTGCCTCCAGCGGAGTAACATCTCCGGGCGGATCCACCATCACCACCATGACGGGCAGTGGCAACCACCACTTCGATAACAAGATTGAATCATCTTCACTAGGGGCAAGCCACGGGGTCATCCTAGAGAATTCCAGCACGAGCGTGTCATCGTCATCAGATTCGTTCGGCGCGCAACAGGTTTCTCCTATTTCAGAACTCACGGATTACTACCCAATCCCGGTTAACGAAAACCCAGATCCCGATTATTTCTACACCAGCCAAGGGGGAGGCTATCAACTTGATCAGACCCTAGCCGGTCCATGCGAGGGATACTACAATAACTATGGATTGCTAGATTTTCAACCAACGGAGCACAACAATAATTATCATTACTGGGACGGTGGGGACGCGTCGGGCAACTTGTGGACTGTTGAGGATATTTGGTAA